One genomic window of Paramormyrops kingsleyae isolate MSU_618 chromosome 20, PKINGS_0.4, whole genome shotgun sequence includes the following:
- the LOC111848467 gene encoding arrestin domain-containing protein 3-like, whose protein sequence is MCYKKYTDIQVFARTKPRPTTTFDSSAEEYLGNMLSSIKGITVNYDAVNEEKTFSSGDMLSGRVLLVLSKETKIEGLRVKMKGKAEVQWSERHLGEKRTRHYSSKEKYFKLEQLVTGQEKGNEVVLAAGSHVYPFTFQIPQGNMPSSFKGDHGKVKYKLEAKLSRSWRLPSNTASAFTFVSRPEMGVAQLMSPQHGTATKKMNLFTSGNAAINVNIERTAYWPGRHWRDPKILFVS, encoded by the exons ATGTGTTACAAAAAATATACAGACATTCAGGTGTTTGCAAGAACCAAACCTAGACCAACCACCACCTTTGATTCTTCAGCCGAAGAGTATCTTGGAAACATGCTGAGCTCAATTAAAGGTATCACAGTGAATTACGATGCAGTAAATGAAGAGAAGACCTTCTCCTCCGGGGACATGCTGTCCGGCCGCGTCCTGCTGGTGCTGTCGAAGGAGACCAAGATAGAGGGTCTTCGGGTGAAAATGAAAGGAAAGGCCGAGGTGCAGTGGAGCGAGAGACACCTAGGGGAAAAAAGAACCCGACACTACAGCTCCAAAGAGAAGTACTTTAAGCTGGAGCAACTGGTCACTGGTCAGGAGAAGGGTAATG AGGTTGTCCTGGCTGCTGGGAGCCATGTTTACCCGTTTACATTTCAGATTCCCCAAGG GAACATGCCATCTTCCTTTAAAGGAGATCATGGAAAAGTGAAATACAAGCTGGAGGCAAAGCTGAGCAGGTCTTGGAGGTTACCGAGTAATACAGCATCCGCGTTCACCTTTGTTTCAAGGCCAGAGATGGGCGTGGCTCAGCTAATG TCACCCCAGCATGGCACTGCCACAAAGAAGATGAATCTCTTCACCTCCGGAAATGCTGCCATCAATGTGAATATCGAACGGACGGCTTACTGGCCAGGTAGACATTGGAGAGACCCCAAAATACTGTTTGTTTCCTAA
- the LOC111848468 gene encoding arrestin domain-containing protein 3-like produces MWSPVTRITVEYDAVNEEGTFSCGDELSGRVLLLLSKDAKIKDLWVKATGQALVHWSEGSGDDQRTYSAREKYFKLKQQVAGPEKGKKVVLAAGSHVFPFTFQIPQGNMPSSFKGAHGKVEYKLEAKLSRSWRLPSNAASEFTFVSKPEMSLAQLMSPQHGTVTKKMKVFTSGNVTINMNMEQMAYWPAEGSKVTVDVQNSSSRDLAPKVSVDQIQSFFAEGSRNISTNRILKHVGELIPANTQQALNLVLKLPPNLPASMHNCGIIRVEYFVKVYLDVPLASDPEVKLPLVILPAELSRGGFPYQTAPGGFPYKPLPGADAPLTAPGEFPYQPAPGAAPPISAPGGFPYQPAPGAAPPITAPGGFPYQPAPGAAPPITAPGGFPYQPAPGAAPPISAPGGFPYQPAPGAAPPITAPGGFPYQPAPCAAPPITAPGGFPYQPFPCSAPPLTPPGGFPYQPPQGEPYTFLSYSSPDAPPAYDLLGQHSPQSFPSAPPSYSDAIKCQPPTAPGYSLPQIPQGTYPLRGAPDAPQDAFKSSSPDSSGKGPI; encoded by the exons ATGTGGAGTCCAGTAACACGTATCACAGTGGAGTACGACGCggtgaatgaagagggaactTTCTCGTGCGGGGACGAGCTGTCGGGCCGCGTCCTGCTGCTCTTGTCCAAAGACGCCAAGATAAAGGATCTCTGGGTGAAAGCGACCGGACAGGCTTTGGTGCACTGGAGCGAGGGCTCCGGCGATGACCAGAGAACCTACAGTGCCAGGGAGAAGTACTTCAAGCTCAAGCAGCAGGTTGCTGGTCCGGAGAAGGGCAAAA agGTTGTCCTGGCTGCTGGGAGCCATGTTTTCCCGTTTACGTTTCAGATTCCCCAAGG GAACATGCCATCTTCCTTTAAAGGAGCTCATGGAAAAGTGGAATACAAGCTGGAGGCAAAGCTGAGCAGGTCTTGGAGGTTACCGAGTAATGCAGCATCTGAGTTCACCTTTGTTTCGAAGCCAGAGATGAGCCTGGCACAGCTAATG TCACCCCAGCATGGCACTGTCACAAAGAAGATGAAAGTTTTCACCTCTGGAAATGTCACCATCAACATGAATATGGAGCAGATGGCTTACTGGCCAG CTGAAGGATCAAAGGTCACAGTGGATGTTCAGAACAGCTCTTCTCGTGACCTTGCGCCCAAGGTCTCTGTGGACCAAATTCAGAGTTTTTTTGCTGAAGGAAGCAGGAACATCTCTACAAATCGTATCCTGAAGCATGTGGGGGAGCTGATCCCTGCAAACACACAGCAGGCACTGAATCTCGTGCTGAAGCTCCCCCCAAATCTGCCAGCCTCCATGCACAACTGCGGAATCATCAGGGTGGAGTATTTCGTCAAG GTTTACTTGGATGTTCCCCTTGCCTCGGACCCTGAGGTCAAGTTACCGTTGGTCATTCTTCCAGCCGAACTAAGCAGAGGAGGATTTCCATACCAAACTGCCCCGGGAGGATTTCCATATAAACCCCTCCCAGGTGCTGATGCACCCCTAACTGCCCCAGGGGAATTTCCTTATCAACCTGCCCCAGGTGCTGCTCCACCCATATCTGCCCCAGGGGGATTTCCTTATCAACCTGCCCCAGGTGCTGCTCCACCCATAACTGCCCCAGGGGGATTTCCTTATCAACCTGCCCCAGGTGCTGCTCCACCCATAACTGCCCCAGGGGGATTTCCTTATCAACCTGCCCCAGGTGCTGCTCCACCCATATCTGCCCCAGGGGGATTTCCTTATCAACCTGCCCCAGGTGCTGCTCCACCCATAACTGCCCCAGGGGGATTTCCTTATCAACCTGCCCCATGTGCTGCTCCACCCATAACTGCCCCAGGGGGATTTCCTTATCAACCTTTCCCATGTTCTGCTCCACCACTAACTCCCCCAGGAGGATTTCCTTATCAGCCTCCCCAAGGGGAACCTTATACATTTCTATCCTATTCTAGTCCAGATGCACCACCAGCTTATGATTTATTGGGTCAGCATTCACCCCAGTCTTTTCCAAGTGCCCCTCCATCCTACAGTGACGCAATTAAATGTCAGCCCCCAACTGCCCCAGGTTACTCTCTACCCCAAATTCCCCAGGGTACATACCCACTTCGAGGAgccccagatgccccccaggaTGCATTCAAAAGCTCCTCACCTGATTCTTCAGGAAAAGGACCAATCTAA